The proteins below come from a single Chitinophaga pinensis DSM 2588 genomic window:
- a CDS encoding GntR family transcriptional regulator, whose amino-acid sequence MKDLQIDTNSKIPVYIQIAESIMAAVRDGLLTRDQQIPSINELSEQYLLSRGTVEKAYKELRDKKVIISVKGKGYFINRTDIAIPLRVLLLFNKISNYKKQVYNAFVKTLGDNVFVDLHIHHHSVALFENLISNHLGDYDYYVIMPHFYEQPEKVLDILKKIPPGQLILLDKDAQELKGQYGIVYQNFEKDIYEALHEALPALKKYNSLVFVNPGFTPYPPEIEKGFRYFCRMQDFNFSVIEGIEMHTPVTQGQAYIIIEETDLVNLVKICRNNQLKIGEDVGIVSYNETLLKEILLDGITVISTDHEEMGAAAAMMIKDKQLGRVKNPFRLILRNSL is encoded by the coding sequence ATGAAAGACTTGCAGATTGATACAAATAGCAAAATTCCCGTTTACATCCAGATCGCGGAGTCCATTATGGCAGCCGTACGTGATGGTCTGTTGACCCGCGATCAGCAAATACCCTCTATCAATGAACTGAGTGAACAATATCTGCTTTCCAGAGGTACCGTAGAAAAAGCGTATAAAGAACTGAGAGACAAGAAAGTTATTATCTCCGTAAAGGGAAAAGGTTATTTCATCAACCGGACCGATATCGCCATTCCGCTAAGAGTCTTATTACTATTCAACAAAATAAGTAACTATAAAAAACAGGTCTATAACGCCTTTGTAAAGACATTGGGAGACAATGTATTTGTAGACCTGCATATCCACCATCATAGTGTCGCACTCTTCGAGAACCTGATCAGCAATCACCTGGGAGACTATGACTACTATGTCATCATGCCTCATTTTTACGAACAACCGGAAAAAGTACTGGACATCCTGAAAAAGATACCACCTGGTCAACTGATCCTGCTGGACAAAGATGCACAGGAACTTAAAGGACAATATGGTATTGTGTACCAGAACTTTGAAAAAGATATTTACGAAGCTTTACATGAGGCCCTGCCGGCTTTGAAAAAGTATAACAGCCTTGTCTTTGTAAATCCCGGATTCACACCCTACCCTCCTGAGATTGAGAAAGGGTTCCGGTATTTCTGTCGTATGCAGGATTTTAATTTCTCCGTCATAGAAGGTATCGAAATGCATACGCCGGTTACACAGGGACAGGCATATATTATCATCGAAGAAACAGACCTGGTGAACCTTGTCAAGATCTGCCGGAATAATCAACTGAAGATCGGAGAAGACGTAGGGATCGTTTCTTATAACGAGACTTTACTGAAAGAGATATTACTGGATGGGATCACGGTTATTTCTACAGATCACGAAGAGATGGGTGCCGCAGCAGCAATGATGATTAAAGATAAACAACTCGGACGTGTCAAGAATCCGTTCCGGCTGATCCTGCGGAACTCTTTATAA